The sequence below is a genomic window from Lolium perenne isolate Kyuss_39 chromosome 4, Kyuss_2.0, whole genome shotgun sequence.
CCAAGAATGTTAGTTGATTCCTAACTTTGAGATGATATCTCTATGTATGCCTCAATGTAGGGTTAGAGGCACACCCAACACTAGAGCATGCACATTTATCCaaatgaataaataaataaataaataaataaatgatATGGTATGTAGAACACGTTTTCTCGCCATCTTAGCTCTTCCTCCTCAGTTCAACCATCTTGATTGGATACCTATGGAGGAGTTTCCATTATCAGTCACGTTGAGCTCTTCCTTCTAAACATCAGCAGAATTGGGTTTGGGACATTTCTTTCGTGTCACTCTTCATGCCCGTCAAAGTTTGAGATGCATTCCCCCACCCCCTCCCCACCCACCCACACCATTGCATCATCACCCTCGTCCATGACCTCGAAGAACCTTTGAACCACTAACGCCTTGCCGTCCACCTTGGAGCAACTGACCCGCCTCCTTTTTACGGCACACTCATTGACACCTTCCTTGTTGAGCATTCCTGCCCCGTTTGTCAGTTTCggtaaaggaaaaaaaaaagaattcTAGCTTCTTTTCAGGAAAAAAAAGAGTTCTACCTTTTTTTAGGGGAAAAAAAGAGTTCTAGCTGTGCTAGGCCTTCTAACTTGTTGGGCCGAAACCTCACATAATGGGCCTCAAGGCGACGTAGATGCAGCCCACGTCCAGTGTGCGGGCTTCTTGCTACATCATCTCCCGTTCTTGTTGGCCAATCTCATTCTCGCCGGCCCTGAATCGTCTGCGAGAGGAGAGGGGGGCTCTTGCTAGGTTTTAGCAGCGCAGGTGCGGCGGCGGGGTCCTGCCGTTGAGTGTTAGGTTGGCCGGAGCGAGCAGCCGGGATGGCCAAGGGCGACGACGCGCTCGCGCGTAAGCGCGGCAAGGTGCGCCGGAAGCGGATGCGCAGCAGCGAGAACGCCGTCTCCACGCGCGTCGCCGCCATCATCGCCTCCAAGCGCCGCCGCAAGACCGGCAAGCGGCGCGGCTGCGAGGGCATGTGCTTCTCCCTCCCTTGCCCCGAGGACCCCTTCAACGAGCGCCACGGCAAGAAGCGCAGGACcgacgacgacgccgccgccgccgacgccgacgGCGACCATAAGAAGAAGGGCAAGGATTCCAAGAAGCGGGCCATGTCCGGGTCCAATGCCATACCCGTGCGGAAGACGAAGACGGAGGAGGACCGCGTCGAGCATGACCGGCCGTCCAAGTTCCTGGTGGTCTGCCTCAACGCGATCCGGGACGCGGCGGGGGCGTCCGACGGCGACAGCGGCAGCATCCACGACACCTCCTCCTGGGGCATGGAGCTCTGGAAGTCCTGCGCGGCGTCACCGCCGGTGGACGTGCTCGACACCAGCTCCGCATACGCCACACGGGAGCAGACGTCCTGGCTCGTCTCCACAGCCTGCGACATCGTCGCTAGGAAGGAGAAGCTCGGGGTGGTCGTCTCTTGCCCCTTCCTGCTCTACCTCGTCCCCTCCCAGGAAAAGGCCGTGCAAGTGAGTACCAACAACTTCTCTCCACCTAGTTGTTCTTGATGCTGTAATTTCTAGAaagtaaagtatgaacaaaaaaaAGGTCATATTCATCAATTAATTCATGTGGTATTGCTTCATTGCTTGGACAGGTGCGTTCGATATGCAAACCTCTAAAGTCTCTTGGGATCCATTCAGTGAGCTTGCATCCTGGCGCTTCCATAGAACATCAGATTTCTGGGTATGCTGTCTTCAATCACTAGTATCATCTCCCCAGCAAAAGTAGAATAAAATCATCAGTGCCATCTACCATGTAATGATAAGAATATCGTCTTGTCTTCTCTATCAGACTAAAGAGTTGTGAGCCGGAGTTTCTTATATCTACCCCTGAGAGGCTTCTTGAATTGGTTTCGCTAAAGGCAATTGACATATCGAATGTATCAATGCTGGTGAGTAAATGTTCTTTGGTGTCATCTTGATGATGGATTATATTAGTTCGCTTTTCTTTTTAATCCTAGTGTAATGTCAGTATTTCACTTTGAAAGTTATGTGCTTCGCAGTAGTAGTTTTAGCCAGCCCTATAGCCTTATGTGCTTTGCAGTACTGCGCAATTACAGTATGGCCAGTAATTTATGCATGCTAACATCAAGAGTAACTTCATTTAACAGGTCATTGATGGGCTAAGGGAGTTTGAGGCCCTTAATTTGAGCCCCATAATTAATTCTGTTCGACGTACCATATCATGTGATGCTCAGGTTACTATCTTCGGTGGTCAATGTGACCAGAGTTCGGCAACAGTGGCAAGAAATCTTCTGCATGGAAGAATTACAAAGCTTACTACGAATGATTCAGTTACTTCTCGAAGTGAATTTATAGCACAACATGTACAATGTTGTACTCCAGAGGAGAAGACATCAAAGGTAACTGGAGTGTGCTGAGAGAGATGCCTCATTCTTTCTTACTTCAGTGAAGAGTAATTTGTTATCTTTCTTTCTTTGGTTGCACTGCAAGTATGCTAGTTTTTAGGTTGGTCAAGCAGTAGATGTACTCTACACCCTCTGTGCCACAATATAGACGTTTTGGTAAAGCTGTTTTTAACTTGCCAAAACCGTCTTATAttatgggatggagggagtagaaaTTTGACCTGAATAGGCTTTTTGATCCTGCGCCCTGGTAGTTTACTACTTACATGCATGCCGGGAATTCATTGTTCATATTTTTTTCAGCTGCAGTTGTTTAAAGTCCAAAATGTTTGCCTGATTATTCAGGACACTGATAAAGTTCTGTCTTTTTTCCAGGTTAAGGAAATTCTTGAGCATGTTTTAGTAGAGCATGCTAGTAAGACAGCAAAGGTTTTGCTAGTAGCTGCAAATGATCATGAAGCGCAGAAGCTCACTTCATCCCTCAAACTGGAAATTTGCACAGTGCCTGGTGACTCCAGCAGCACCTTTACCATTTGCAGCAGGTGCAGTGAATTCCAACACATCTTTTTATGACATTTCCTATCTCAGAAGACAAACTGAACATGTGAAACATAGCCAGTACTTTTCCCCAAACTTTTCACTTTGAAGCCACAATACCAGTTTGTTGGGTTTTCTCTTTTCAGATAGTTTTACCGGCACTATTTTTTTGATTGAGATAGATTGTGCTGTAGGTGACAACTTATCTTTTTTCTCTACTTGCAGCATGGGGCTTGTCAATGTCCTTGTGAAGGACTGGAAGAGCTTGGCAACAACAGGTGTTGAGGAATTTGAGATTGTGCTGGTTGCGGACTTGCCTCCTTCATTTGATGATTATGCTGAGATCCTCAGCAGGACAGCTCG
It includes:
- the LOC127294735 gene encoding pre-mRNA-processing ATP-dependent RNA helicase prp5; its protein translation is MAKGDDALARKRGKVRRKRMRSSENAVSTRVAAIIASKRRRKTGKRRGCEGMCFSLPCPEDPFNERHGKKRRTDDDAAAADADGDHKKKGKDSKKRAMSGSNAIPVRKTKTEEDRVEHDRPSKFLVVCLNAIRDAAGASDGDSGSIHDTSSWGMELWKSCAASPPVDVLDTSSAYATREQTSWLVSTACDIVARKEKLGVVVSCPFLLYLVPSQEKAVQVRSICKPLKSLGIHSVSLHPGASIEHQISGLKSCEPEFLISTPERLLELVSLKAIDISNVSMLVIDGLREFEALNLSPIINSVRRTISCDAQVTIFGGQCDQSSATVARNLLHGRITKLTTNDSVTSRSEFIAQHVQCCTPEEKTSKVKEILEHVLVEHASKTAKVLLVAANDHEAQKLTSSLKLEICTVPGDSSSTFTICSSMGLVNVLVKDWKSLATTGVEEFEIVLVADLPPSFDDYAEILSRTARHVVAGEVHVIFSNSDAALAKPLSDVLASCGQNVPESLTKLT